The following nucleotide sequence is from Ahniella affigens.
AGCGTGTGTCCGAGCGCAATGATCGACCGGCAAATCGCTGCGCTGTCCTCGCTGGAGCTGAGGCCGAACACGAAACTCTTGTCGATCTTGAGCTTCTGGACCGGGAACCGCTTCAGGTAGGCGAGCGACGAATAGCCCGTGCCAAAATCGTCGACTGCGAGCCCAATCCCCAGGGCACGCAGGCCATGCATGATGTCGGTCGCCGCATCATGATCGTGCATCAGCACAGTTTCGGTCAGTTCGAGCTCCAGTTGCTCCGGCCGCAGCCCATGCTGCGTCAGGCAGAACGCCAAGTGGTTCGTCAGATCGAGATCGCGGAACTGAGCCAGCGACAAGTTGAGTGCGAGCCGGGCCTGGGTCTGCTCACGCTTTTGCCAAGCGGCCAGTTCGGCGCACGCCTGGCTGATCACCCAATGGCCGAGCGGCACGATCAGGCCCGATTGCTCGGCAATGGGGATGAACCGGTCGGGCAGGATCAATCCTTGAGTCGGATGCCGCCAGCGCACCAGTGCTTCGAAACCGTACAAATTCCCGCGCTCGACTTGAATGACGGGCTGGAAGTGCAGTTCGAACTGTTGCTCGTGTACGGCTATGGTGAGCTCGTCCAGCAGCGTCTTGCGCTCGATCAGCGCGGCATGCAGCTCCTTGGTGAAGAACCGGTAGGTGTTCCGGCCTTCCGCTTTGGCGTGGTACATCGCGAGATCGACCTTGCGAAGCAACTCGTCCGCCTGATCGTCATCAATCGGGCACAACGCAATGCCGATACTCGCGCCCATCTGCACGCGCTGGCCGTTCAGTTCGACCGGTTCTGACAAGGTTTCCAGCGCTCGGCCAGCAATGATTGCCGCCATCGCCGGATCATCGAGCTCGGGAAGCAGTACACCGAATTCGTCGCCACCGAGTCGCGCCAGAGTGTCGCCCCGGCGGATGCAACCGAGCAGTCGTTGTGCGACGACTCGCAGCAGTTGGTCGCCGGCTTCGTGCCCAAGTGAATCGTTGGCCAGCTTGAAGTGATCCAGATCAATCAGCAGCAGTCCCATCAGGCTGGCATCGATCTGGCTGCGCTCGACCGCCCGCGCTAGGCGATCTCGGAATAGTGTACGGTTGGGTAGGCCAGTCAGCACATCATGCGTGGCGAGGAGCCGAACCTGCTCCTCGTTCCGCAAGCGTTCCGTAATGTCACTGACTTGAACGTTGTAACGGCCGAACTTCGGACCCCGCCAGTAGCTGACCGACACTTCGGCCGGGAACGCCGTGCCATCGCGGCGCTGCGCGCTGATCTGGCGAATCTGGCTGGCGGCCCGGCTGCCAATATCGAGTGTCGTGTCGGCACCAATTTCCTGACGGGGATCCCAGCTCATCAGTTGCTGAAAGGGCAGCCCGCGCCACTCCACACTACGGAAACCGAACATCTGATCGGCAGCGCGATTTGCATCGACGATCTGGCCATGGTCATCGACCTGGATCAGGGCGTCATGGGCGAGCTCGGCGACGGCCCGAAACTGTTCCGCCGCGGTCTCCGCCGCCTCGGCATTGACCGCGATCCGGTCCGCATACTGGTTGATCTGGCCCGCGAGCAGTCCGATTTCGTCGGTACTCGCCACCACCACATGTTGTCCCTGCTCCGAAGCGTTTGCCGTGTTCAGTTGTTCGGCGAGCTGCTGAATCGGCTCCACCAGCATCCGGCGCAACATCCAACCGGCGAGCACCATGACAGCCACGATCGTCAGCACCAGGGCGGTCGCGACGCGCCGCATGATTGCGAACACGGATTCCCGGACCAGCCGTTCGGGCTGCACGAGGACCAGTTGCCAATTCGAGTTTGCTTGAATCAGGTGCGTCAGGAGCACCGGTTCATTGAGGAGTGGGTCGGTTTGCAGCGTCTCCTGCCGGAGGAACGCTGGGTGATTCGCTGGCGCTTGCAGTTGCATCGCAATGCGCAGCGACTCGTCGGCGTCGATCGTCGGCGTCGCACTGTCGATCTTCTCAGCCAGAATCTCAGCGCCCCGGGGCACCGGCATGGGCAATGGTTGCAGCAGCCAGTCGGACATTGCCCGATAGGCCGGATGGGTGCTGGCAAATACGGCCAGCGACTCGACCGGCTGCGGCGTGATCTGATTGCCTCGGTCGTGGGTGGCGTGCGGCGCGGTTACGAGTACGCCATTGCGATCGAGCGCAAACGCATACCCGCTAAATTCGTGCCCGCGATTGATCAGGAACTGCTGCAACCCGGACAACTTCAGGTCAACCGTACTGACCCCGCTGAATTGCCCCTCGTGATGCATTGCCATGGTACAGGTGACCATGGGCTCGGCACTGTAAGGGTCTCGATACGAGCGCGACCAATAACAGCGCCCACCTTGTTGGTGCCGGGCCGGC
It contains:
- a CDS encoding bifunctional diguanylate cyclase/phosphodiesterase, which encodes MTEIQPLRVPFHRSMRAKLMLGLLVILVMMLSAVLAVLYARGYELLLGRERELAKRNAEQLASEVNRELAVAEGLAAALSKLGENLPKDESLWMALVPQIINIDGRTDLIAGGGIWPEPYTFDSSRARRSFFWGRAPSGALQYFDDYNTLAGPGYHDEEWYVPARHQQGGRCYWSRSYRDPYSAEPMVTCTMAMHHEGQFSGVSTVDLKLSGLQQFLINRGHEFSGYAFALDRNGVLVTAPHATHDRGNQITPQPVESLAVFASTHPAYRAMSDWLLQPLPMPVPRGAEILAEKIDSATPTIDADESLRIAMQLQAPANHPAFLRQETLQTDPLLNEPVLLTHLIQANSNWQLVLVQPERLVRESVFAIMRRVATALVLTIVAVMVLAGWMLRRMLVEPIQQLAEQLNTANASEQGQHVVVASTDEIGLLAGQINQYADRIAVNAEAAETAAEQFRAVAELAHDALIQVDDHGQIVDANRAADQMFGFRSVEWRGLPFQQLMSWDPRQEIGADTTLDIGSRAASQIRQISAQRRDGTAFPAEVSVSYWRGPKFGRYNVQVSDITERLRNEEQVRLLATHDVLTGLPNRTLFRDRLARAVERSQIDASLMGLLLIDLDHFKLANDSLGHEAGDQLLRVVAQRLLGCIRRGDTLARLGGDEFGVLLPELDDPAMAAIIAGRALETLSEPVELNGQRVQMGASIGIALCPIDDDQADELLRKVDLAMYHAKAEGRNTYRFFTKELHAALIERKTLLDELTIAVHEQQFELHFQPVIQVERGNLYGFEALVRWRHPTQGLILPDRFIPIAEQSGLIVPLGHWVISQACAELAAWQKREQTQARLALNLSLAQFRDLDLTNHLAFCLTQHGLRPEQLELELTETVLMHDHDAATDIMHGLRALGIGLAVDDFGTGYSSLAYLKRFPVQKLKIDKSFVFGLSSSEDSAAICRSIIALGHTLGLLIVAEGVETALDLAFLKAFRCELAQGFHFSEAKPLNAFTKTMWPAA